The Fortiea contorta PCC 7126 genome has a segment encoding these proteins:
- a CDS encoding type I polyketide synthase — translation MNTNMQFSTLVELLTYRAQHQPNHIAYTFLVDGETESVSITYQELDQKARSLAMQLLQHGVPGSRALLLYPPGIEFIAAFFGCLYAGFVAVPAYPPRRNQKISRLQAIVADAEAVVALTTSTQLGENATLGAIPWITTDDIPSDIAETWHCPHIKNDTLAFLQYTSGSTGTPKGVMITHGNLLHNSQLIYNFYEHTPQSQGVIWLPPYHDMGLIGGVLQPMYGGFPVTLMSPAAFLQKPFRWLQAISHYKATTSGGPDFAYDLACRQITPEQLATLDLSSWEVAFTGAEPIRAQTLDNFAETFAPCGFRREAFYPCYGMAETTLIVTGGLKSVAPIVRYVDTTALGQNRVVDTTKDNGKAIAGCGKSSPDQTVLIVNPESLTPCADGEVGEFWVSGSSVAQGYWNRPEQTQNTFNAYLADNHTGPFLRTGDLGCLQDGELFITGRLKDLIIIMGRNHYPQDIEFTVENCHPALRPAGGAAFATQIDDTEKLVIVQEVERSYLRKLNADEVIGAIRKAVAEHHDLPTHTIVLIKTNSLPKTSSGKVRRSTTRDELKAGTLDVVGQWSVDAQNQVAVEVEQKQTETVNTQAIANWLIKKVSEQLQISPQTINISEPLAQYGLGSLAAVRISGELQEWLGRELPTTLLYDYPSIAALAKYLGNEAPQQQIVPQQQKEDHAIAIVGLGCRYPGADNPNAFWELLRKGIDAISEVPQQRWDANQFYDPKRTPGKMNTRWGGFLPQVDQFDAPFFGISPREAESLDPQQRLLLEVSWEALENAGQAPDKLAGSNTGVFVGISNFDYAHLQSKLDAYTGTGNAFSIAANRISYFLDFHGPSLAVDTACSSSLVALHQACQSLRQGECNLALAAGVNLILTPQLTITFSQAGMMASDGRCKTFDADADGYVRGEGCGVVVLKRLSDAERDGDNILAVIKGSAVNQDGRSNGLTAPNGQAQQAVIRQAMRNAGVSPHEIGYIEAHGTGTFLGDPIEINSLKAVLMQGRSVEDACVIGSVKTNIGHLEAAAGIAGLIKTVLSLHHEEIPQHLHLKQVNPHISFEGTPLSITTTPVTWNRGNKRRLAGVSSFGFGGTNAHVIVEEAPVKIQNQDANVRPLHLLTLSAKNENALRELALNYEKYLGENPDASLADICSTANTGRSHFAHRLVAIAQSPIQLQTVLGAHAAGKRTSQLTSGKVDHQKQPKIAFLFTGQGSQYVNMGRQLYQTQPTFRTVIDECDRILQSYLDKPLLSILYPETENSNIDETAYAQPAIFAVEYALAQLWKSWGVEPAAVIGHSFGEYVAACVAGVFDLETGLKLVAERSRLMQSITTKGTMAVVFADAAQVQTAIAEYSPEVTISAINAPDNITISGAIAKIEAAIAKLTAQGIETRSLNVSHAFHSPLMDEMLDAFEQTTSQIKFQAPKIPLISNLTGEFLTPGQIPDAKYWRHHTREAVKFMPGLNTLLTAGYELFLEIGAKPVLTSLGKRSQQTETATWLPSLTARQNDWQTILESLSALYLQGVDINWTEFASDYPHHPIPLPTYPFQRKSYWIQTPNPVDNPTPAKTLAENTIKQQLQLMSQQLEMLRSKRSSTHT, via the coding sequence ATTGTCCTCATATCAAAAACGATACCTTAGCTTTTCTGCAATACACCTCCGGTTCCACAGGAACGCCTAAAGGTGTGATGATTACTCACGGTAATTTATTACATAACTCCCAACTCATCTACAACTTTTACGAACACACACCCCAAAGCCAAGGCGTAATTTGGCTCCCACCGTACCACGACATGGGATTAATTGGCGGCGTTTTACAACCGATGTATGGTGGCTTCCCGGTAACGCTGATGTCACCTGCAGCGTTTCTGCAAAAACCTTTCCGCTGGTTACAGGCGATTTCTCATTACAAAGCTACCACCAGCGGCGGCCCTGATTTTGCTTATGACCTCGCTTGTCGCCAAATTACCCCAGAACAACTTGCAACTCTGGATTTGAGTAGTTGGGAAGTGGCGTTCACGGGTGCGGAACCGATACGCGCTCAAACTTTAGACAATTTTGCTGAGACTTTTGCTCCTTGCGGTTTCCGTCGGGAAGCTTTTTATCCTTGCTATGGGATGGCAGAAACAACTTTAATTGTTACTGGAGGTTTAAAATCTGTAGCGCCCATTGTGCGTTACGTAGATACCACAGCTTTAGGACAAAATCGGGTAGTAGATACTACTAAAGATAATGGAAAAGCGATCGCTGGTTGTGGAAAAAGTAGCCCAGACCAAACGGTGTTAATTGTCAACCCCGAATCCTTGACACCTTGTGCAGATGGCGAAGTGGGGGAATTTTGGGTATCAGGGTCTAGCGTCGCTCAAGGTTATTGGAATCGTCCAGAACAAACACAAAATACTTTTAATGCTTACCTTGCAGATAATCACACAGGGCCGTTTTTGCGAACTGGGGATTTAGGCTGTTTGCAGGATGGCGAATTATTTATCACCGGGCGCCTCAAAGATTTGATTATTATCATGGGTCGCAACCACTATCCCCAAGATATTGAATTTACTGTAGAAAATTGTCACCCGGCGCTACGTCCGGCTGGTGGTGCGGCTTTTGCGACACAAATTGATGATACGGAAAAATTGGTAATTGTCCAAGAAGTGGAACGTAGCTATCTACGTAAACTCAACGCCGATGAGGTAATAGGTGCAATTCGCAAAGCTGTTGCTGAACACCACGATTTACCAACCCACACCATTGTTTTAATCAAAACCAATAGTTTACCCAAAACTTCTTCTGGGAAAGTCAGACGCAGTACTACCAGAGATGAGCTAAAAGCTGGTACTCTAGATGTGGTGGGACAGTGGAGTGTTGATGCTCAAAATCAGGTTGCAGTAGAGGTAGAGCAAAAGCAAACTGAGACAGTCAACACACAAGCGATCGCTAATTGGTTAATTAAAAAAGTTAGTGAACAACTGCAAATTTCTCCCCAAACCATCAATATTTCCGAACCACTTGCGCAATACGGACTCGGTTCCTTAGCCGCAGTCAGAATTTCGGGAGAATTGCAGGAATGGTTAGGGCGAGAATTGCCAACAACACTGTTATACGATTACCCTTCCATTGCCGCTTTAGCAAAATATTTAGGCAACGAAGCGCCACAACAACAAATTGTACCACAGCAGCAAAAAGAAGATCATGCAATAGCGATCGTTGGTCTTGGCTGTCGCTACCCTGGTGCTGATAACCCCAACGCCTTCTGGGAATTACTCCGCAAAGGTATCGATGCAATTAGCGAAGTTCCTCAGCAACGCTGGGACGCAAATCAATTCTATGACCCCAAGCGCACACCAGGGAAAATGAATACACGTTGGGGTGGTTTCCTCCCACAAGTTGACCAATTCGACGCGCCATTTTTTGGAATTTCCCCACGAGAGGCAGAATCCCTCGACCCCCAACAGCGACTATTATTAGAGGTTAGCTGGGAAGCTTTAGAAAATGCCGGTCAAGCACCAGATAAACTAGCAGGAAGCAATACGGGAGTTTTCGTAGGAATTAGTAACTTTGATTACGCCCACTTGCAATCAAAATTAGATGCATATACAGGAACCGGGAACGCCTTTAGCATCGCTGCTAACCGCATATCTTATTTCTTAGATTTCCACGGCCCAAGTTTGGCAGTAGATACAGCTTGTTCTTCATCCTTAGTCGCCCTTCACCAAGCTTGTCAAAGTTTGCGCCAAGGAGAATGTAACCTCGCCCTAGCTGCTGGTGTCAATTTAATCCTCACTCCACAACTAACAATTACATTTTCTCAGGCTGGGATGATGGCTAGCGATGGACGTTGCAAAACCTTTGACGCCGATGCTGACGGTTATGTGCGGGGAGAAGGTTGCGGCGTCGTGGTTCTCAAGCGCCTAAGTGACGCAGAACGTGATGGTGACAATATTTTAGCAGTAATTAAAGGTTCCGCAGTCAACCAAGACGGACGCAGCAACGGACTCACAGCCCCCAACGGACAAGCGCAACAAGCAGTAATTCGTCAAGCGATGCGAAATGCTGGTGTGTCACCCCATGAAATCGGTTACATTGAAGCGCATGGAACCGGGACATTTTTAGGCGACCCCATCGAGATTAATTCCTTGAAAGCCGTTTTAATGCAAGGACGTTCAGTTGAGGATGCTTGCGTTATCGGTTCCGTCAAAACCAATATTGGACATTTGGAAGCAGCAGCGGGTATTGCTGGTTTAATTAAAACTGTGCTGTCGCTACATCACGAAGAAATTCCACAGCATCTGCATCTGAAACAAGTTAACCCCCATATTTCTTTTGAGGGAACGCCGTTATCTATCACCACTACACCCGTAACTTGGAATCGCGGTAACAAGCGGCGTTTGGCTGGTGTCTCTTCCTTTGGTTTTGGTGGGACGAATGCTCATGTAATTGTAGAGGAAGCACCCGTAAAAATTCAAAATCAAGATGCTAACGTTAGACCACTGCATTTGTTGACACTCTCCGCTAAGAATGAAAACGCATTGCGGGAATTAGCATTGAATTATGAGAAGTATTTGGGTGAGAATCCTGATGCATCCTTAGCCGATATTTGTTCCACAGCCAACACTGGACGATCGCATTTTGCTCATCGCCTAGTAGCGATCGCTCAATCTCCGATACAATTACAAACAGTGTTGGGTGCACACGCCGCAGGTAAAAGAACATCCCAATTAACCAGCGGTAAAGTTGACCATCAAAAACAACCAAAAATCGCCTTCCTCTTCACAGGTCAAGGTTCCCAATACGTCAACATGGGACGCCAACTTTACCAAACCCAGCCGACCTTCCGCACTGTCATCGATGAATGCGATCGCATTTTACAGTCATATTTAGACAAACCACTGCTATCAATTCTCTATCCCGAAACCGAGAATAGCAACATCGACGAAACCGCTTATGCCCAACCAGCCATCTTTGCGGTAGAATACGCCCTAGCGCAGTTGTGGAAATCTTGGGGAGTAGAACCCGCAGCCGTCATCGGTCATAGCTTCGGTGAATATGTCGCCGCTTGCGTCGCGGGAGTATTCGACTTAGAAACAGGACTCAAACTAGTCGCCGAGCGATCGCGCTTAATGCAGAGCATCACAACCAAAGGTACAATGGCAGTAGTATTCGCCGACGCAGCTCAAGTACAAACAGCAATAGCCGAATATAGCCCAGAAGTAACCATCTCAGCGATTAACGCCCCCGATAATATTACCATTTCCGGAGCGATCGCCAAAATTGAAGCAGCGATCGCCAAACTCACAGCCCAAGGAATTGAAACTCGCTCCTTAAACGTATCTCACGCCTTCCACTCGCCCCTGATGGATGAAATGCTCGATGCATTCGAGCAAACCACCAGCCAAATCAAATTCCAAGCCCCCAAAATCCCCCTCATTTCCAACCTCACCGGCGAATTCCTCACCCCAGGACAAATACCCGACGCCAAATATTGGCGCCACCACACCCGCGAAGCTGTAAAATTCATGCCAGGGTTAAACACCCTACTCACCGCAGGATACGAACTATTCCTAGAAATCGGCGCCAAACCAGTACTTACCAGCCTAGGTAAACGCTCTCAGCAAACCGAAACCGCAACCTGGCTACCCTCATTAACCGCCAGACAAAACGACTGGCAAACAATACTAGAAAGCTTATCAGCATTATATCTGCAAGGAGTAGACATCAACTGGACAGAATTTGCCAGCGACTATCCCCATCACCCAATACCACTTCCCACCTACCCCTTCCAAAGAAAATCCTACTGGATACAAACCCCAAATCCCGTTGACAACCCAACACCAGCCAAAACATTAGCCGAAAACACCATCAAACAACAACTACAGCTAATGTCCCAACAATTAGAAATGTTGCGTAGTAAACGTTCATCCACTCATACCTGA